A region of Bifidobacterium adolescentis ATCC 15703 DNA encodes the following proteins:
- the carB gene encoding carbamoyl-phosphate synthase large subunit yields the protein MPKRTDIKSVMVIGSGPIVIGQAAEFDYSGTQACRVLREEGIRVILVNSNPATIMTDPEMADATYIEPISTPILEQIIAKERPDALLPTLGGQTALNAAMALGEAGVLKKYNVELIGASLDAIDRGEDRELFKKVVEEAGAESARSDIAHSLEEVDKIAEKFGYPLVVRPSFTMGGLGSGIAHDEDELHRIAGAGIHYSPTDHVLIEESIEGWKEYELELMRDKKDNVLVVCPIQNVDPVGVHTGDSITVAPVFTLTDREYQKLRDIGIAIIRGVGVDTGGCNIQFAVNPDTGRIIVIEMNPRVSRSSALASKATGFPIAKIATKLALGYTLDEIQNDITQSTPASFEPTIDYVVTKVPRFAFEKFPGADPTLTTSMKSVGEAMALAGNFQESLGKAMRSIDKRHMGFNWDGDKPSEDEVSQLLDAIKVPTEHRYLQIQRALWGGATEEQIFAATKIDPWFIRQFALINETALEVKNAEKLTRKLLKKAKLAGLSDLQIAHLRRLGDEGENTIRELRWSYDLRPVFKTVDTCAAEFDAATPYYYSCYADETELRPRDREAVIILGSGPNRIGQGIEFDYTCVHAVQELGKNYDTIMVNCNPETVSTDYDMSDRLYFEPLTFEDVLEIYEAEKKMGPIKGVIVQLGGQTPLSLAARLKAAGVPILGTTPESIDLAENRELFGEVLKKADMNAPRYGTALSLDEAREAAHAIGYPVLVRPSYVLGGRGMEIVYDDAQLRKYVDRALKEAQADTVVSGRLPSPLLIDKFLQDAVEIDVDALFDGEELYIGGIMEHVEEAGVHSGDAACTLPPSTLSDDQIRRLREGTYAIAKGCGVQGLINVQYAFMANTLYVIEANPRASRTVPFASKATGVALAKAAARIMVGETIQQQRDNGLLLPHGDGGDIHRGQQVAVKESVLPFKRFRTPLGKTVDVLLGPEMRSTGEVMGFDRDFPHAFAKSQLAAYEGGLPTSGNVFISVNDTDKRQLPLFAARLVELGFNIWATEGTASVLRRYGIDSKIVDKISVRMDSDPDDPITTYHAEGSVGKNVVQLIEEGAIDLILNTPNSRGSRSDGYAIRSAAIAADLPQFTTMTEFSAVLMAIEAVRNNDYQIMSIQDHSTQLFELESRD from the coding sequence ATGCCTAAGCGCACAGACATCAAGTCCGTGATGGTCATCGGCTCCGGTCCGATCGTGATCGGCCAGGCCGCGGAATTCGATTATTCGGGCACCCAGGCCTGCCGCGTGCTGCGCGAAGAGGGCATTAGGGTCATTCTGGTCAATTCCAACCCGGCCACCATCATGACCGATCCGGAAATGGCCGACGCCACCTACATCGAGCCGATCTCCACCCCGATCCTCGAGCAGATCATCGCCAAGGAACGTCCTGACGCGTTGCTGCCGACGCTGGGCGGACAGACCGCGCTGAACGCGGCCATGGCGCTGGGCGAGGCGGGCGTGCTCAAGAAGTACAACGTCGAGCTGATCGGCGCGTCCCTTGACGCCATCGATCGTGGCGAGGACCGCGAACTCTTCAAGAAGGTCGTGGAGGAGGCTGGCGCCGAATCCGCCCGCTCCGACATCGCGCATTCCCTTGAGGAAGTCGACAAGATCGCCGAGAAGTTCGGCTACCCGCTGGTGGTCCGTCCGAGCTTCACCATGGGTGGTCTCGGCTCCGGCATCGCGCACGACGAAGACGAGCTGCACCGCATCGCCGGCGCCGGCATCCACTATTCCCCCACCGACCACGTGCTGATCGAAGAAAGCATCGAAGGCTGGAAGGAATACGAACTCGAGCTGATGCGCGACAAGAAGGACAATGTCCTGGTCGTCTGCCCGATCCAAAACGTCGACCCCGTCGGCGTGCACACCGGCGACTCCATCACCGTGGCACCGGTCTTCACCCTGACCGACCGCGAATACCAGAAGCTGCGTGACATTGGCATTGCCATCATCCGTGGCGTGGGCGTCGACACCGGCGGCTGCAACATCCAGTTCGCCGTCAACCCGGACACCGGCCGTATCATCGTCATCGAGATGAACCCGCGCGTGTCCCGTTCCTCCGCGTTGGCTTCCAAGGCCACCGGCTTCCCGATCGCCAAGATCGCCACCAAGCTGGCCCTCGGCTACACGCTGGACGAGATCCAGAACGACATCACCCAGTCCACGCCGGCCAGCTTCGAGCCGACCATCGACTACGTGGTCACCAAGGTGCCGCGTTTCGCGTTCGAGAAGTTCCCGGGCGCCGATCCGACGCTGACCACCTCCATGAAGTCCGTCGGCGAGGCCATGGCTCTCGCGGGCAACTTCCAGGAGTCGCTTGGTAAGGCTATGCGCTCCATCGACAAGCGTCACATGGGCTTCAACTGGGATGGTGACAAGCCGTCCGAGGACGAGGTTTCCCAGCTGCTCGACGCCATCAAGGTGCCGACCGAGCACCGTTATCTGCAGATTCAGCGTGCCCTGTGGGGAGGCGCCACCGAAGAGCAGATCTTCGCGGCCACCAAGATCGACCCGTGGTTCATCCGCCAGTTCGCGCTCATCAACGAGACTGCGCTGGAAGTCAAGAACGCGGAGAAGCTCACCAGGAAGCTGCTGAAGAAGGCGAAGCTCGCCGGCCTGTCCGACCTGCAGATCGCGCACCTACGCCGTCTGGGAGACGAGGGCGAGAACACCATCCGTGAGCTGCGTTGGTCGTACGACCTCCGCCCGGTGTTCAAGACCGTCGACACTTGCGCCGCCGAATTCGACGCGGCAACCCCGTACTACTACTCCTGCTACGCGGATGAGACCGAGCTGCGTCCTCGCGACCGCGAGGCCGTGATCATCCTCGGCTCCGGTCCGAACCGCATCGGCCAGGGCATCGAGTTCGACTACACCTGTGTGCACGCCGTGCAGGAACTGGGCAAGAACTATGACACGATCATGGTTAACTGCAACCCGGAGACCGTGTCGACCGATTACGACATGTCCGACCGCCTGTATTTCGAGCCGCTCACCTTCGAAGACGTGCTCGAGATCTACGAGGCCGAAAAGAAGATGGGTCCGATCAAGGGCGTCATCGTCCAGCTCGGCGGCCAGACCCCGCTGTCCCTGGCCGCCCGACTGAAGGCCGCAGGCGTTCCGATTCTCGGCACCACGCCTGAATCCATTGATCTGGCCGAAAACCGTGAGCTCTTCGGCGAGGTGCTGAAGAAGGCCGACATGAACGCGCCGCGCTACGGCACCGCGCTGAGCCTGGACGAGGCCCGCGAGGCCGCGCACGCCATCGGATACCCGGTGCTGGTCCGTCCGAGCTACGTGCTCGGCGGCCGTGGCATGGAAATCGTCTACGACGACGCCCAATTGCGCAAGTACGTCGATCGCGCATTGAAGGAAGCCCAGGCCGACACCGTCGTGTCCGGCCGTCTGCCTTCGCCGCTGCTCATCGACAAGTTCCTGCAGGATGCCGTGGAAATCGACGTCGACGCGCTGTTCGACGGCGAGGAGCTGTATATCGGCGGCATCATGGAGCACGTCGAGGAAGCTGGCGTCCATTCCGGTGACGCCGCCTGCACCCTGCCTCCGAGCACGCTGTCCGATGACCAGATCCGTCGTCTGCGTGAAGGCACCTACGCCATTGCCAAGGGCTGTGGCGTGCAGGGCCTGATCAACGTGCAGTATGCCTTCATGGCCAACACTCTGTACGTCATCGAGGCCAATCCGCGTGCCTCCCGTACCGTGCCGTTCGCTTCCAAGGCCACCGGTGTGGCACTGGCCAAGGCCGCCGCCCGCATCATGGTCGGCGAAACCATCCAGCAGCAGCGTGACAACGGCCTGCTCCTGCCCCACGGCGACGGTGGCGACATCCATCGCGGCCAGCAGGTGGCCGTCAAGGAATCCGTGCTTCCGTTCAAGCGATTCCGCACTCCGCTCGGCAAGACCGTCGACGTGCTGCTCGGACCGGAAATGCGTTCCACCGGCGAGGTCATGGGCTTCGACCGCGACTTCCCGCACGCGTTCGCCAAGAGCCAGCTCGCCGCATACGAAGGCGGCCTGCCGACCAGCGGCAACGTGTTCATCTCCGTGAACGACACCGACAAGCGCCAGCTGCCGCTGTTCGCCGCGCGACTGGTCGAGCTCGGCTTCAACATCTGGGCCACCGAAGGCACGGCATCCGTGCTGCGCCGCTACGGCATCGATTCCAAGATCGTCGACAAGATCAGCGTGCGTATGGACTCCGATCCAGACGACCCGATCACCACCTACCATGCGGAGGGCAGCGTCGGCAAGAACGTCGTCCAGCTGATCGAGGAAGGCGCGATCGACCTGATTCTCAACACGCCGAACTCCCGCGGTTCCCGTTCCGACGGCTACGCCATCCGTTCGGCGGCTATCGCAGCCGACCTGCCGCAGTTCACCACCATGACGGAATTCTCCGCCGTGTTGATGGCTATCGAGGCGGTGCGCAATAATGATTATCAGATCATGAGTATTCAGGATCATTCCACGCAGCTGTTCGAATTGGAAAGCCGTGACTAA
- the pyrF gene encoding orotidine-5'-phosphate decarboxylase — protein sequence MSSPSSEEVNAQRSDFGLRLSNSMAKYGPLCVGIDPHRQLLTDWGYNVDALGAELYSMRMLQAANGRAAAVKFQSSMFERYGSKGIAALERVLYAARQMGVITIVDCLHGGLPTTISAFADAYFKPGAPLLADAITLLPYYGARSLGGVINDALNNGRGVFIASLTSNQEGASLQTAIRQAGEYKGKTVAYGIASTAQKFNKGNDGMGSVGLIIGATIGQWINDSGVDPAKFTGPILSPGYGWQGAETRDLKTVFKGTKGNVLVTVSRSIATHGPDIAKLTEATASVARDIRQALTEAQNESADDAADGDVE from the coding sequence ATGAGTAGCCCCAGCAGTGAGGAAGTGAATGCCCAGCGTTCGGATTTCGGTCTGCGACTGAGCAATTCAATGGCCAAATACGGCCCGTTGTGCGTCGGCATCGACCCGCATCGGCAGCTCCTCACTGACTGGGGCTATAACGTCGACGCGTTGGGGGCGGAGCTGTATTCCATGCGCATGCTGCAGGCGGCCAATGGCCGTGCCGCAGCTGTCAAATTCCAGTCCTCCATGTTCGAGCGGTACGGTTCCAAAGGCATCGCCGCGCTTGAACGCGTGCTCTATGCGGCACGGCAGATGGGTGTCATCACCATCGTCGACTGCCTGCATGGCGGCCTGCCGACCACGATTTCCGCGTTCGCGGACGCCTATTTCAAGCCGGGCGCGCCATTGCTGGCAGACGCCATCACCCTGCTGCCGTATTACGGCGCACGGTCATTGGGAGGCGTCATCAATGACGCGCTCAACAACGGCAGGGGCGTGTTCATCGCATCGTTGACGTCCAACCAGGAAGGCGCCAGCCTGCAGACGGCGATTCGTCAGGCAGGCGAATACAAGGGCAAAACAGTGGCGTACGGCATCGCCAGCACTGCTCAGAAATTCAATAAGGGCAATGATGGAATGGGTTCCGTCGGCCTTATCATCGGCGCCACCATCGGGCAGTGGATCAACGATTCGGGCGTCGACCCGGCCAAGTTCACCGGACCGATTCTTTCCCCAGGCTACGGATGGCAGGGAGCGGAGACACGCGATCTGAAGACCGTGTTCAAAGGCACCAAGGGCAATGTGCTGGTCACGGTATCTCGTTCCATCGCCACGCACGGTCCCGACATCGCAAAATTGACCGAAGCCACCGCGTCGGTCGCCAGGGATATTCGGCAGGCATTGACCGAGGCTCAAAACGAAAGCGCCGATGATGCGGCTGATGGAGACGTCGAATAA
- the gmk gene encoding guanylate kinase — translation MADSQHGRLIVLCGPAGVGKGTVLGRVREQHPEIWLSVSATTRQPRPGEVNGVNYFFMTEPEFLAKEKAGEFLETADVFGLAHYGTPVKPVVEHLERNIPVVLEIDLQGARTVKRRAKELGLEVLTVFIEPPSFEELKRRLIGRGTETPQQQAKRLETAKVELAAAPEFDKRIVNNVVDEAADELWHIIAEEFGL, via the coding sequence ATGGCTGATTCTCAACATGGACGTTTGATTGTGCTCTGCGGACCCGCCGGAGTGGGCAAAGGCACTGTTCTGGGGCGCGTACGCGAACAGCACCCCGAAATCTGGCTGTCGGTGTCCGCCACGACACGCCAGCCTCGTCCGGGCGAAGTGAACGGCGTGAACTATTTCTTCATGACCGAACCTGAATTCCTGGCCAAAGAAAAGGCGGGGGAGTTTCTCGAAACCGCCGACGTGTTCGGCCTCGCCCACTACGGCACACCCGTGAAACCAGTCGTGGAACATCTGGAACGCAATATCCCCGTGGTCTTGGAAATCGACCTACAGGGAGCCCGGACGGTCAAACGGCGCGCGAAGGAACTCGGCCTCGAAGTGCTTACCGTGTTCATTGAGCCGCCGTCCTTCGAAGAACTGAAACGTCGTCTGATCGGCCGTGGCACCGAAACCCCTCAGCAGCAGGCCAAAAGGCTTGAGACCGCCAAGGTCGAGTTGGCCGCTGCGCCGGAATTCGACAAACGCATCGTCAATAACGTGGTCGACGAGGCCGCAGACGAGCTTTGGCATATCATCGCCGAAGAGTTCGGCCTGTAA
- the ilvD gene encoding dihydroxy-acid dehydratase, producing the protein MEMRSAKLMNGRVFAGARALYRAAGVDGKDFGKPIIAIANSFDEFLPGHVHLNKVGRLISDAIKEAGGIPREFNTMAVDDGIAMGHTGMLYSLPSRDIIADTVEYQVNAHCADALICIPNCDKVVPGMLMAALRLNIPTVFVSGGPMEAGTTVLPDGTVKKNTDLIDVMYASADDNLNEEDLLAYEKTVCPTCGSCAGMFTANSMNCLTEAIGLALPGNGTILASHSYRKDLFKRAAEQVVKIAKQYYDDDDDSVLPRSIATKKAFENAMTMDVAMGGSTNTVLHILAMAQSADVDFTLDDIERISHTVPCICKASPSGEWEISDVHRAGGITGILGELDRAGKLHRDVHSIDYKSLEDKLNDWDIMRDTCTEEAKQMYLAAPGHIVSPEPWTHTTLFDSLDRDRVNGAIHDIDHPAVTEGGLAVLRGNLAPDGCVVKTAGVPKEIWTFRGPALVVESQEQAIEVILNDTLKPGMALVIRYEGPKGGPGMQEMLYPTSFVKGKGIGKQVAMLTDGRYSGGSSGLAIGHIAPEAANKGPIALIKNGDIINIDIPNRTVNVELSDEELAQRRAELEAGDGYVAHRDRKVSQALKAYAAFARSADKGATRDPELIDKLSGLA; encoded by the coding sequence ATGGAAATGCGATCTGCAAAACTAATGAATGGACGAGTATTCGCGGGCGCTCGCGCCCTCTACCGCGCCGCCGGTGTGGATGGCAAGGATTTCGGCAAGCCGATCATCGCCATCGCCAATTCCTTCGACGAGTTCCTGCCGGGACATGTGCACCTGAACAAAGTGGGCCGTCTGATTTCCGATGCCATCAAGGAAGCCGGCGGCATTCCGCGCGAGTTCAACACGATGGCCGTTGATGACGGCATCGCCATGGGCCACACCGGCATGCTGTACTCCCTGCCGAGCCGCGACATCATCGCCGATACCGTGGAATATCAGGTGAACGCGCACTGCGCCGACGCGCTGATCTGCATCCCGAACTGCGACAAGGTCGTGCCGGGCATGCTGATGGCCGCGCTGCGACTCAACATTCCGACCGTGTTCGTTTCCGGCGGTCCGATGGAGGCCGGCACCACCGTGCTGCCCGACGGCACCGTGAAGAAGAACACCGATCTGATCGACGTGATGTACGCCTCCGCCGATGACAATCTGAACGAAGAGGATCTGCTCGCCTACGAGAAGACCGTCTGCCCGACCTGCGGTTCCTGCGCCGGCATGTTCACCGCCAACTCCATGAACTGCCTGACCGAGGCCATCGGTCTGGCTCTGCCGGGCAACGGCACCATTCTGGCCTCCCATTCCTACCGCAAGGACCTGTTCAAGCGCGCCGCCGAGCAGGTGGTGAAGATCGCCAAGCAGTATTACGACGATGACGACGATTCCGTGCTGCCGCGTTCCATTGCCACCAAGAAGGCTTTCGAGAACGCCATGACCATGGATGTGGCCATGGGCGGTTCCACCAACACCGTGCTGCATATCCTCGCCATGGCGCAGTCCGCCGACGTGGACTTCACACTGGATGACATCGAGCGTATCTCCCACACCGTGCCGTGCATCTGCAAGGCGTCGCCGTCCGGCGAATGGGAGATTTCCGACGTGCACCGCGCCGGCGGCATCACCGGCATCCTCGGCGAGCTTGACCGTGCCGGCAAGCTGCACCGCGACGTGCATTCCATTGATTACAAGTCGTTGGAAGACAAGCTTAACGACTGGGACATCATGCGCGACACCTGCACCGAGGAAGCCAAGCAGATGTATCTGGCCGCTCCGGGCCACATCGTCTCCCCTGAACCGTGGACGCACACCACGCTGTTCGATTCGCTCGATCGTGACCGTGTCAACGGCGCCATCCACGATATCGACCATCCGGCGGTCACCGAAGGCGGTCTGGCCGTGCTGCGCGGCAACCTCGCGCCTGACGGCTGCGTGGTGAAGACCGCAGGCGTGCCGAAGGAGATCTGGACGTTCCGCGGACCGGCGCTGGTCGTCGAATCCCAGGAGCAGGCCATCGAGGTCATCCTCAACGACACGTTGAAGCCGGGCATGGCTCTGGTCATCCGTTACGAAGGCCCGAAGGGCGGTCCGGGCATGCAGGAGATGCTGTACCCGACCTCCTTCGTGAAGGGCAAGGGCATCGGCAAGCAGGTGGCCATGCTCACCGACGGCCGCTATTCCGGAGGTTCTTCCGGTCTGGCGATCGGACACATCGCGCCTGAGGCCGCGAACAAGGGCCCGATCGCTCTGATCAAGAACGGCGACATCATCAACATCGACATTCCGAACCGTACGGTGAACGTCGAGCTTTCCGACGAGGAGCTGGCTCAGCGCCGCGCCGAGCTGGAGGCCGGCGATGGCTATGTCGCCCATCGTGATCGCAAGGTTTCTCAGGCTCTGAAGGCTTACGCCGCCTTCGCCCGCTCCGCTGACAAGGGAGCGACCCGTGATCCGGAGCTGATTGACAAGCTGTCCGGTCTCGCCTGA
- the rpoZ gene encoding DNA-directed RNA polymerase subunit omega produces MAFGTEPTPTGLADPPIDDLMEHADSKYALAIFAAKRARQINSYFTQLNEGLLQNVGPLVEYQNQEKPLSIAFREINSGLLEETLGEDDLTEGN; encoded by the coding sequence ATGGCATTCGGCACTGAGCCAACCCCGACCGGTCTTGCGGATCCGCCGATCGACGATTTGATGGAGCATGCGGACTCCAAGTACGCTCTGGCCATTTTCGCGGCCAAGCGTGCCCGCCAGATCAATTCCTATTTCACCCAGCTCAATGAGGGTCTGCTGCAGAACGTCGGCCCGCTGGTGGAATACCAGAATCAGGAGAAGCCGCTGTCCATCGCGTTCCGCGAGATCAACAGTGGTCTGCTTGAGGAAACCCTTGGTGAGGACGATCTGACCGAAGGCAACTGA
- the metK gene encoding methionine adenosyltransferase has translation MAELKLISAESVTEGHPDKVCDQISDAILDDMLAQDPHSHVAVETCATVGQFFVFGEVTSEGYSDIQNIVRSVVRNIGYTSSRVGLDADSCGVTVSLTEQSPEINQGVARLSGEEESKASREQRYEAQGAGDQGVMFGYACDETDVLMPLPIHLAHRLAYRLAEVRKSGEVPHLRPDGKTQVTIEYDDDDHPVRLDTVLVSTQHDPEVDQAWLKEQLTEHVIRPVLDDVLADRVAHDEYRVLVNPTGSFILGGPAADAGLTGRKIIVDTYGGAAHHGGGAFSGKDPSKVDRSAAYAARWVAKNIVAAGLAHKVEVQVAYAIGVADPVSINVETYGTEIGVTREQIQQAVRKVFDLRPAAIIDELDLKRPIYSKTAAYGHFGREDADFTWEATNKVDELKEAIKA, from the coding sequence ATGGCTGAATTGAAGTTGATTTCCGCCGAGTCGGTGACGGAGGGCCATCCGGATAAGGTCTGCGACCAGATTTCCGATGCGATTCTCGACGATATGCTCGCGCAGGATCCGCATTCCCATGTCGCCGTGGAGACCTGCGCCACGGTCGGACAGTTCTTCGTGTTCGGTGAGGTGACCAGCGAAGGCTATTCCGACATCCAGAACATCGTGCGCTCCGTGGTGCGCAATATCGGCTACACCAGCTCCCGCGTGGGACTTGACGCCGATTCCTGCGGTGTGACGGTGTCGCTTACCGAGCAAAGTCCGGAAATCAACCAGGGCGTTGCCCGGTTGAGTGGCGAGGAGGAGTCGAAGGCGTCCCGTGAACAGCGGTATGAGGCGCAAGGCGCGGGCGACCAAGGCGTGATGTTCGGCTATGCGTGCGACGAGACCGACGTGCTTATGCCGTTGCCGATTCATCTGGCGCACCGTCTGGCGTATCGTCTCGCCGAAGTGCGCAAGAGCGGTGAGGTGCCGCATCTTCGTCCGGATGGCAAGACGCAGGTGACCATCGAATACGACGACGATGACCATCCCGTGCGTCTCGACACCGTGCTGGTCTCCACCCAGCACGACCCGGAAGTGGACCAGGCATGGCTTAAGGAACAGCTCACCGAACATGTGATCCGTCCGGTGCTGGATGACGTGCTCGCCGACCGTGTGGCCCACGACGAATACCGCGTGCTGGTGAATCCGACCGGCTCGTTCATCCTTGGCGGTCCGGCAGCCGACGCCGGTCTGACCGGCCGCAAGATCATCGTCGACACCTACGGCGGCGCTGCCCACCATGGCGGCGGCGCGTTCTCCGGCAAGGATCCGAGCAAGGTGGATCGTTCCGCGGCCTATGCGGCACGCTGGGTGGCCAAGAACATCGTGGCCGCCGGCCTTGCCCACAAGGTCGAGGTGCAGGTCGCCTACGCCATCGGCGTGGCCGATCCGGTGTCCATCAACGTGGAGACCTACGGCACCGAGATCGGTGTGACCCGCGAGCAGATCCAGCAGGCGGTGCGCAAGGTGTTCGACCTGCGTCCCGCCGCCATCATCGACGAGCTTGACCTGAAGCGTCCGATCTACTCCAAGACCGCGGCCTACGGCCATTTCGGTCGCGAGGATGCCGACTTCACTTGGGAAGCCACCAACAAGGTCGACGAACTCAAGGAGGCCATCAAGGCTTGA
- a CDS encoding primosomal protein N', which translates to MTNEDAEQLALDGLAPRKRRKRAPAVKTPAAEHPIAQVVLDIQATHLGQTFDYFVEEKYSAAAQPGVMVRVRFGGQRVNGIIWKRADTSATPESSIRYIERVVTDRVLVPESMRDDMTRIADAFGGTRANILRLAVPPRVAKVESQLRVGNRDAAGTAAGKQRLTAVDQEIYGQLQRQYGNINLLHDALQGRRFQSFVFDLLPGADHWRRCAAWMVAAALAQNKPAVLVLPTMREIADMTETLRSVGLKPFAPTGAANGVYDGDFAVLNAQMAPADRYRAYLAISCGQVRCVLGTRAAMYAPVEGNALFLILDDVCYQDADGMMPYANARGVLRLRAKSHNGVFVAMANARSAQSQWETDAAHVGDTQVSGFSTPIHALPAVTKEASPWIRWLNRDELARLADPTIGARVPHTAVRILSKALETGPVLLSIPQDGITEALSCSKCHRQVRCARCTGPLERLADGTIRCRWCGAATVQWSCPTCHNERMRVVRVGAAGTAMELARLFRGVPMVLSTPSQPRGVVSDIGFAPQLVIATPGAEPRVRGESPAQCEYRAVAILDAWTSLYASGIDADVDTLTGWMRAVSLCAPRTRGGQALLIGETDPVLARSLMLWNSPMLAQVEVEDRAQTALPPVFAAACVWGRRDAVGTMLKRIGALAGGDMATIDTIAGTMPSVLGPVPIPQPRTIDSRELEGTADRVKAVVRVPQGRRAELALRLRSASARHVASREPGELRFQMDPKERI; encoded by the coding sequence ATGACCAATGAGGATGCCGAGCAGCTGGCGCTTGACGGGCTTGCCCCGCGCAAGCGGCGCAAACGCGCGCCCGCCGTCAAAACGCCAGCCGCCGAACATCCCATAGCCCAAGTGGTGCTGGACATCCAGGCCACGCATCTGGGACAGACCTTCGACTATTTCGTCGAGGAAAAATACTCTGCGGCCGCCCAACCCGGCGTGATGGTGCGCGTCCGCTTCGGCGGGCAGCGGGTCAACGGCATCATATGGAAACGCGCCGATACCAGCGCCACACCCGAATCATCGATACGTTACATCGAACGTGTGGTCACCGACCGTGTGCTCGTTCCCGAATCCATGCGCGACGATATGACGCGCATCGCGGACGCGTTCGGCGGCACGCGCGCCAATATCCTCCGCCTGGCAGTGCCGCCGCGCGTGGCAAAAGTCGAAAGCCAGCTGCGCGTCGGCAATCGCGATGCCGCAGGAACCGCGGCGGGCAAACAACGGCTCACCGCCGTCGACCAGGAGATATACGGCCAGTTGCAACGTCAATACGGCAACATCAATCTGCTGCATGACGCGCTGCAAGGCAGACGTTTCCAATCGTTCGTCTTCGACCTGCTACCCGGTGCCGACCATTGGCGGCGCTGCGCGGCATGGATGGTGGCCGCGGCGCTCGCTCAGAACAAGCCGGCGGTGCTGGTGCTGCCGACCATGCGGGAGATCGCCGACATGACTGAGACCCTACGGTCGGTCGGCTTGAAACCGTTCGCTCCGACCGGAGCCGCGAACGGCGTCTATGACGGCGATTTCGCGGTGCTCAACGCGCAGATGGCGCCAGCCGACCGTTACCGGGCATATCTCGCGATCAGCTGCGGACAAGTGCGTTGCGTGCTGGGCACGCGCGCCGCCATGTACGCGCCGGTGGAAGGCAACGCGCTGTTCCTCATCCTTGATGACGTGTGCTACCAGGACGCCGACGGCATGATGCCGTACGCCAACGCGCGCGGTGTGCTTCGGCTCCGCGCGAAATCGCATAACGGCGTGTTCGTCGCGATGGCCAATGCGCGCAGCGCGCAAAGCCAATGGGAAACCGACGCGGCGCACGTCGGAGATACGCAGGTGAGCGGCTTCAGCACGCCCATACACGCGTTGCCGGCCGTGACCAAGGAAGCGTCTCCATGGATTCGCTGGCTCAATCGCGACGAGCTGGCACGACTCGCCGATCCGACCATCGGCGCACGCGTGCCACACACCGCGGTCCGGATACTGTCCAAAGCTTTGGAAACCGGTCCGGTGCTGCTGTCCATACCGCAGGACGGCATCACCGAAGCGTTAAGCTGCTCGAAATGCCACCGCCAAGTGCGATGCGCGCGTTGCACGGGACCATTGGAACGGTTGGCGGACGGAACGATTCGATGCCGCTGGTGCGGCGCCGCCACCGTGCAATGGTCATGCCCGACATGCCATAACGAGCGCATGCGCGTGGTCAGGGTCGGCGCCGCCGGAACCGCGATGGAACTGGCCAGACTGTTCCGTGGCGTGCCGATGGTGCTGTCCACGCCAAGCCAGCCAAGAGGCGTCGTGTCCGATATCGGATTCGCTCCGCAACTGGTCATCGCCACGCCCGGCGCGGAGCCGCGTGTGCGCGGGGAGAGTCCGGCACAATGCGAATACCGTGCCGTGGCCATCCTCGACGCGTGGACCAGTTTGTATGCGTCCGGCATCGACGCCGATGTGGACACGTTGACCGGATGGATGCGCGCGGTGTCGCTGTGCGCGCCGCGGACCCGTGGAGGACAGGCGCTGCTGATCGGGGAAACAGATCCCGTGCTCGCACGATCGTTGATGCTGTGGAATTCGCCGATGCTTGCCCAAGTCGAAGTGGAGGACCGCGCCCAGACCGCGCTGCCGCCGGTATTCGCCGCGGCCTGCGTGTGGGGCCGACGAGATGCGGTTGGGACGATGTTGAAACGAATCGGCGCGTTGGCCGGTGGCGACATGGCCACCATCGACACGATCGCCGGTACGATGCCGTCCGTCTTGGGTCCGGTGCCGATTCCGCAGCCACGCACCATCGATTCACGTGAATTGGAAGGCACCGCGGACAGGGTCAAAGCAGTCGTGCGCGTCCCACAGGGCAGACGTGCCGAATTGGCGTTGCGGCTGCGTTCGGCAAGCGCCCGCCACGTGGCTTCACGCGAACCTGGGGAACTGCGATTCCAGATGGATCCGAAGGAACGCATCTGA